The genomic stretch TAAAAATCAACAGGTAGGCTTTATATTAAAATTAGGTAGTTCTGTAAATTTGGCAAATATTCCATTTGATGAGGTAATAAGTTTAGAAACATTAAGAAGAGGACTTAGAGGAGATACTTTTGGAATAATGTAATTTATTGCTCTATAATTTCTATTCCTTTTTCAACAATTCTAAATTTAACCTTTTCCTCTCCAGCATGTCTATGTTTTTCTAATATTGCCAATCTTTCTTCGCTATTAATTTTCTCTAATCTAACTATGCATTTACTCCAATATTCCAATAAAGAACCTCCAGAAGCTTCAAAGCCATTGACTGTCTCTCTAACTTGATTTGTTATTAAAACTGCTAAGTTGTAGGTTTTAGCTATTTTTAATAAAGTTTTTACTTGATTACCAAGCATTTTATTGAGCATAATATTTTTGTTAGCCTCATTACCTAACTCCAACCTATACAAAGAAGTTATGTTATCAACTACAATTAAACTTGCATTTTTAGCTATTAGAGGAACTTCCTTCTGTATAATTTTATCTTGCTCATAAAAATCAAAGACATCATATATTATCATATTCTCTAAAACTTTTTGGTAATCATTTGGAGATATTTGCTTTATTCTTTCTATTGACAAGCCACCTTCAGTGTCTATATATATAACTTTCCCAAATTTACTGGCATTTATTGAATTTATAATGCAAATATTTGTTTTACCCACTCCTGGAGGGCCATAAATTTGAGTTATCGTTTGTTTTTCAGCATTTCCCAACAATAT from Methanocaldococcus lauensis encodes the following:
- the radB gene encoding DNA repair and recombination protein RadB yields the protein MLKEILLGNAEKQTITQIYGPPGVGKTNICIINSINASKFGKVIYIDTEGGLSIERIKQISPNDYQKVLENMIIYDVFDFYEQDKIIQKEVPLIAKNASLIVVDNITSLYRLELGNEANKNIMLNKMLGNQVKTLLKIAKTYNLAVLITNQVRETVNGFEASGGSLLEYWSKCIVRLEKINSEERLAILEKHRHAGEEKVKFRIVEKGIEIIEQ